One window from the genome of Streptomyces sp. NBC_00287 encodes:
- a CDS encoding chorismate-binding protein has protein sequence MLDLPPLARFGDRLATGLLDVTSDPAALDSTGFWAVAADFEGRLTCARFRDVRESAVPAPVPGAWRGPGADDWTSSLDRAAYTAGVRRIREHIAAGEVYQANLCRVLSAPVAPDADVDALTALLARGNPAPYAGTIRLPGHGVEIATASPELFLRRDGRIVESGPIKGTGRTEADLLEKDYAENVMIVDLVRNDLGRVCATGSVTVPDLCAVEKHPGLVHLVSTVRGELRPDAGWPELLAAAFPPGSVTGAPKSSALRIIDALETAPRGPYCGGIGWVDADRGTGELAVGIRTFWIDRADGALRFGTGAGITWGSDPAGEWQETELKASRLLAVASGAYEASGGLT, from the coding sequence GTGCTCGACCTCCCTCCACTGGCCCGCTTCGGCGACCGTCTCGCCACCGGCCTCCTCGACGTCACCAGCGACCCCGCGGCCCTGGACTCCACCGGCTTCTGGGCCGTCGCCGCGGACTTCGAGGGCCGGCTGACCTGCGCCCGCTTCCGGGACGTACGGGAGTCGGCCGTGCCCGCCCCGGTGCCGGGCGCCTGGCGCGGTCCGGGGGCGGACGACTGGACCTCCTCCCTCGACCGCGCCGCGTACACCGCGGGCGTGCGCCGCATCCGCGAGCACATCGCGGCCGGCGAGGTCTACCAGGCCAACCTCTGCCGCGTGCTCTCCGCACCGGTCGCCCCCGACGCCGACGTGGACGCCCTGACCGCACTGCTGGCCCGCGGCAACCCGGCGCCCTATGCAGGAACGATCCGGCTGCCGGGGCACGGAGTGGAGATCGCCACCGCCTCCCCGGAGCTGTTCCTGCGCCGGGACGGCCGGATCGTGGAGTCCGGGCCGATCAAGGGCACCGGGCGCACCGAGGCGGACCTGCTGGAGAAGGACTACGCCGAGAACGTGATGATCGTCGACCTGGTCCGCAACGACCTGGGCCGCGTCTGCGCCACCGGCTCGGTCACCGTCCCCGACCTGTGCGCCGTGGAGAAGCACCCCGGCCTGGTCCACCTCGTCTCCACCGTGCGCGGCGAGCTGCGCCCCGACGCCGGCTGGCCCGAGCTGCTCGCCGCCGCCTTCCCGCCCGGCTCGGTCACCGGCGCCCCCAAGTCCAGCGCGCTGCGGATCATCGACGCCCTGGAGACGGCACCCCGGGGCCCGTACTGCGGCGGCATCGGCTGGGTCGACGCGGACCGGGGGACCGGCGAGCTCGCGGTCGGCATCCGCACCTTCTGGATCGACCGCGCGGACGGCGCGCTGCGCTTCGGCACCGGCGCCGGCATCACCTGGGGCTCCGACCCGGCGGGGGAGTGGCAGGAGACCGAACTGAAGGCGTCCCGGCTGCTCGCGGTAGCGTCGGGGGCGTACGAAGCAAGTGGAGGACTGACGTGA
- a CDS encoding DsbA family protein: MSDSSPVRPAAPVLDVWCELQCPDCRTALDDLRALRARYGDRLELRLRHFPLEKHKHAFAAAQAAEEALEQGQGWPYVEAVLGRVEELDRKGEPFLVEVAGELGLDAEEFDTALIDGRHILIVDADQAEGKAIGVTGTPTYVIGGERLDGGKSQERLRERIEEIVDRLLAGAGQA; encoded by the coding sequence ATGAGCGACTCCTCCCCCGTCCGTCCCGCCGCGCCCGTCCTCGACGTCTGGTGCGAACTCCAGTGCCCGGACTGCCGTACCGCCCTCGACGACCTGCGGGCCCTGCGCGCCCGCTACGGCGACCGGCTGGAGCTCCGGCTGCGGCACTTCCCGTTGGAGAAGCACAAGCACGCCTTCGCCGCCGCGCAGGCCGCCGAGGAGGCCCTGGAGCAGGGGCAGGGGTGGCCGTACGTGGAGGCTGTGCTGGGCCGGGTCGAGGAGCTGGACCGTAAGGGGGAACCCTTCCTGGTCGAGGTGGCCGGGGAACTCGGTCTGGACGCCGAGGAGTTCGACACCGCGCTGATCGACGGCCGGCACATCCTGATCGTGGACGCCGACCAGGCCGAGGGCAAGGCGATCGGCGTGACCGGCACCCCGACGTACGTCATCGGCGGCGAACGCCTGGACGGCGGCAAGAGCCAGGAGCGGCTGCGGGAGCGGATCGAGGAGATCGTGGACCGGCTGCTCGCCGGGGCCGGGCAGGCCTGA
- a CDS encoding serine/threonine-protein kinase, whose amino-acid sequence MNMAMMRLRREDPRVVGSFRLHRRLGAGGMGVVYLGSDKKGQRVALKVIRPDLAEDQEFRSRFAREVSAARRIRGGCTARLVAADLEADRPWFATQYVPGPSLHDKVADEGSLVAAEVASIGAALSEGLVAVHEAGVVHRDLKPSNILLSPKGPRIIDFGIAWATGASTLTHVGTAVGSPGFLAPEQVRGAAVTPATDVFSLGATLAYASMGDSPFGHGSSEVMLYRVVHEEPQLHGVPDALAPLVRACLAKAPEERPTTLQLSLRLKEIAAREAQGIAELRPPAPRSGDADRPTGRLADTYPDRVQRRPQGTQGMPGAQGAQGTPPPRPTGPSLRGPAPSRGASASRGGAGSVSGRSGSRPTPVSRHPGRTGSGNRPAPRSGTGRPTARNTGTGRRPANPQLLRQRLFVFVVVTLLVALGIAAAQGCQGPSKGMGEERVVVRQERSAGPVPGYEPLKSQRYAY is encoded by the coding sequence ATGAACATGGCGATGATGCGCCTGAGGCGCGAGGACCCGCGCGTCGTCGGCTCGTTCAGGCTTCACAGGCGGCTCGGCGCGGGCGGGATGGGCGTCGTCTACCTGGGCTCCGACAAGAAGGGGCAGCGGGTCGCGCTGAAGGTGATCCGGCCCGATCTGGCGGAGGATCAGGAGTTCCGGTCGCGGTTCGCGCGCGAGGTCTCCGCCGCCCGTCGGATCCGCGGTGGGTGCACCGCGCGGCTCGTCGCGGCCGACCTCGAGGCCGACCGGCCCTGGTTCGCCACGCAGTACGTCCCCGGCCCCTCCCTGCACGACAAGGTCGCCGACGAGGGGTCGCTGGTCGCGGCCGAGGTCGCCTCGATCGGGGCCGCCCTCTCGGAGGGGCTGGTCGCGGTGCACGAGGCCGGGGTCGTCCACCGGGACCTCAAGCCGTCCAATATCCTGCTCTCCCCCAAGGGGCCGCGGATCATCGATTTCGGCATCGCCTGGGCCACGGGCGCCTCCACGCTCACCCACGTCGGTACGGCGGTGGGCTCGCCCGGTTTCCTCGCCCCGGAGCAGGTGCGCGGTGCCGCCGTCACGCCGGCCACGGACGTGTTCTCGCTCGGCGCGACTCTGGCGTACGCTTCGATGGGCGACTCGCCCTTCGGGCACGGCAGTTCCGAGGTGATGCTGTACCGCGTGGTGCACGAGGAGCCGCAGTTGCACGGTGTGCCCGACGCGCTGGCCCCGCTCGTGAGGGCCTGTCTCGCCAAGGCTCCCGAGGAGCGGCCGACCACGCTCCAGCTGTCGCTGCGGCTGAAGGAGATCGCGGCCCGCGAGGCGCAGGGCATCGCCGAGCTGCGTCCGCCCGCGCCGCGCAGCGGTGACGCGGACCGGCCGACGGGTCGGCTCGCGGATACGTACCCGGACCGTGTCCAGCGCCGCCCGCAAGGAACGCAGGGCATGCCGGGGGCACAGGGAGCGCAGGGAACGCCCCCGCCGCGTCCCACCGGCCCGTCCTTGCGCGGTCCCGCTCCCTCCCGAGGCGCCAGCGCCTCGCGCGGTGGTGCCGGCTCGGTGTCCGGCCGGTCCGGGTCGCGGCCCACGCCCGTCTCGCGGCACCCCGGGCGGACGGGAAGCGGCAACCGGCCCGCACCGCGCAGCGGCACCGGCCGTCCGACGGCACGGAACACGGGCACGGGCCGCCGGCCCGCCAACCCGCAGCTGCTGCGCCAGCGGCTGTTCGTGTTCGTCGTGGTGACCCTGCTGGTCGCACTCGGCATCGCCGCCGCCCAGGGCTGCCAGGGCCCGAGCAAGGGAATGGGCGAGGAGCGGGTCGTCGTACGGCAGGAGCGGTCGGCCGGGCCGGTGCCGGGTTATGAGCCGCTGAAGTCCCAGCGGTATGCGTACTAG
- a CDS encoding ABC transporter substrate-binding protein — MGTSRNVERRTILKVAGASAATLGLAATTGCGGDDSGSGDGTVTLRYAWWGGEPRTIAIKKTIALFEKKYPKIKIKPEFTDYEAFWEKFQTQASGGNPPDVFQNAVGFLRKYDKRGVLLDLKTQADAGNLSLENFRNGVLANGQVDGKQIGIPVGANTMALVIDLKAFKKAGVEAKMGWTWDEYFDALQTIQDKAKIAGDTGYCSIMYLYDLYLRQNGKAFFTDSDLGFTEDDLTQWWEDGYKRVRSGLIADPKKVEQVKPLSALSAGLAASEFTWDNFSIRYEGEGESDYGLAPIPTTDGKQTGQYLGSLMLSAFSGTKHPKEVAQFIDFMVHDPEVGKIMGYDRGILATTEQYEAFTPTDDNNKGVKAYEEEVAAAGVLGKITPHPSGADIIEAAFLRLGGEVTQGKTKPADAAKALFSEAKAAFAG, encoded by the coding sequence ATGGGAACCAGCAGGAATGTTGAGAGGCGAACGATCCTGAAGGTGGCCGGTGCTTCGGCGGCCACGCTGGGGCTGGCGGCGACGACGGGGTGCGGTGGTGACGACAGCGGCTCCGGCGACGGGACTGTGACGCTCCGTTACGCGTGGTGGGGTGGCGAGCCGCGCACCATCGCCATCAAGAAGACGATCGCGCTCTTCGAGAAGAAGTACCCGAAGATCAAGATCAAGCCGGAATTCACCGACTACGAGGCCTTCTGGGAGAAGTTCCAGACCCAGGCCTCCGGCGGGAATCCGCCGGACGTTTTCCAGAATGCGGTCGGCTTTCTTCGCAAGTACGACAAGCGCGGGGTTCTCCTGGACCTCAAGACGCAGGCGGACGCCGGGAATCTGAGCCTGGAGAACTTCCGCAACGGCGTTCTGGCGAACGGTCAGGTCGACGGCAAGCAGATCGGTATCCCGGTCGGTGCCAACACCATGGCGCTCGTCATCGACCTCAAAGCCTTCAAGAAGGCGGGCGTCGAGGCGAAGATGGGCTGGACCTGGGACGAGTACTTCGACGCTCTCCAGACGATCCAGGACAAGGCGAAGATCGCCGGTGACACCGGCTACTGCAGCATCATGTACCTCTACGACCTGTATCTCCGTCAGAACGGCAAGGCCTTCTTCACCGACTCCGATCTAGGCTTCACCGAGGACGATCTGACGCAGTGGTGGGAGGACGGCTACAAGCGCGTGCGGTCCGGGCTCATCGCCGACCCGAAGAAGGTCGAGCAGGTCAAGCCGTTGTCCGCGCTCTCGGCAGGGCTCGCCGCGTCCGAGTTCACCTGGGACAACTTCTCCATCCGCTACGAGGGCGAGGGCGAGTCGGACTACGGGCTCGCGCCGATCCCCACCACGGACGGCAAGCAGACGGGCCAGTACCTCGGTTCGCTGATGCTCAGCGCCTTCTCCGGGACCAAGCACCCCAAGGAAGTCGCCCAGTTCATCGACTTCATGGTCCATGACCCCGAGGTCGGCAAGATCATGGGCTACGACCGCGGCATCCTCGCCACGACCGAGCAGTACGAGGCGTTCACGCCCACCGACGACAACAACAAGGGCGTCAAGGCGTACGAGGAGGAGGTCGCCGCGGCCGGCGTGCTCGGGAAGATCACCCCGCACCCCTCCGGCGCCGACATCATCGAGGCGGCGTTCCTGCGTCTCGGCGGTGAGGTCACCCAGGGCAAGACCAAGCCGGCCGATGCCGCCAAGGCGCTGTTCAGCGAGGCCAAGGCCGCGTTCGCGGGCTGA
- a CDS encoding SsgA family sporulation/cell division regulator translates to MNTTVSCELHLRLVVSSESSLPVPAGLRYDTADPYAVHATFHTGAEETVEWVFARDLLAEGLHRPTGTGDVRVWPSRSHGQGVVCIALSSPEGEALLEAPARALESFLKRTDAAVPPGTEHRHFDLDQELSHILAES, encoded by the coding sequence ATGAACACCACGGTCAGCTGCGAGCTGCACCTGCGCCTCGTTGTGTCGAGCGAGTCCTCCCTGCCTGTCCCCGCAGGCCTGCGGTACGACACGGCCGACCCCTACGCCGTGCACGCCACCTTCCACACCGGAGCCGAGGAGACCGTCGAGTGGGTGTTCGCCCGCGACCTCCTGGCCGAGGGCCTGCACCGCCCCACCGGGACCGGCGACGTCCGAGTCTGGCCGTCGCGCAGTCATGGCCAGGGGGTCGTCTGCATCGCCCTCAGCTCCCCGGAGGGCGAGGCCCTTCTCGAGGCCCCGGCCCGGGCCCTGGAGTCCTTCCTGAAGCGAACAGACGCCGCCGTGCCCCCCGGCACGGAACACCGGCACTTCGATCTCGATCAGGAGCTCTCACACATCCTGGCGGAGAGCTGA
- a CDS encoding GNAT family N-acetyltransferase, translating into MTTTLRPTEPLQRDADGVLSRHFQVCVNSRPVGAIHLATDPLFGPTVARISDLSIEEPDRRRGRGTVAALAAEEVARGWGCTRVEIRVPGESEPALRLATALGYVHRNRGMEKQLAATPPELPEGSRGRPMTSAEYEPWVEHGNAEYARSWIERGVPEDQAWAKSVSDHAKLLPRGLDTEGMLISVLEHEGETVGALWLSVAGDKAYVFDVEADARFRGRGHGRTLMLLAEAQAVAAGQRVIGLNVFADNTPAERLYTSLGYVPVGYSMYKNLL; encoded by the coding sequence ATGACCACCACCCTGCGGCCGACCGAGCCGCTCCAGCGAGACGCCGACGGGGTGCTGTCGCGCCACTTCCAGGTGTGCGTGAACAGCCGTCCCGTCGGCGCGATACACCTCGCGACGGACCCCCTGTTCGGGCCGACCGTCGCGCGCATCAGCGACCTGAGCATCGAGGAGCCGGACCGCAGACGCGGCCGGGGCACCGTGGCCGCGCTCGCCGCCGAGGAGGTGGCCCGCGGCTGGGGCTGCACCCGCGTCGAGATCAGGGTGCCGGGAGAATCCGAGCCCGCGCTCCGCCTCGCCACCGCGCTGGGCTACGTCCACCGCAACCGCGGCATGGAGAAACAGCTCGCCGCCACCCCGCCCGAACTGCCCGAGGGCAGCCGGGGCCGGCCCATGACGTCGGCCGAGTACGAGCCGTGGGTGGAGCACGGCAACGCGGAGTACGCGCGGAGCTGGATCGAGCGCGGGGTACCCGAGGACCAGGCGTGGGCCAAGTCGGTCAGCGACCACGCCAAGCTGCTGCCGCGGGGCCTGGACACCGAGGGCATGCTGATCAGCGTCCTGGAGCACGAGGGCGAGACCGTCGGCGCCCTGTGGCTGTCGGTCGCGGGGGACAAGGCGTATGTCTTCGACGTCGAGGCCGACGCGCGCTTCCGCGGCCGGGGCCACGGCCGCACGCTGATGCTGCTGGCCGAGGCCCAGGCGGTGGCCGCCGGGCAGCGGGTCATCGGCCTCAATGTCTTCGCGGACAACACCCCGGCCGAGCGCCTCTACACGTCGCTGGGCTATGTGCCGGTGGGCTACTCGATGTACAAGAACCTGCTCTGA
- a CDS encoding TIGR02611 family protein, with translation MNTGSSEPGEVAMASNETEVDGAKAEQGLGSRAPAFIQARRLLHLSWQVGVFIIGLAVVGLGIVMLPLPGPGWVVIFGGMAIWATEFVWAQLVLRWTKRKVTEAAQRALDPKVRRRNIILTSIGLVIVAVLGGIYLWKFGLVMPWKIKDQ, from the coding sequence ATGAACACGGGGAGTAGCGAGCCTGGCGAGGTGGCCATGGCGTCGAACGAGACCGAAGTGGACGGTGCCAAGGCCGAGCAGGGACTCGGCTCGAGAGCGCCGGCATTCATCCAGGCGCGCCGTCTGCTGCACCTGAGCTGGCAGGTGGGCGTCTTCATCATCGGCCTGGCGGTCGTGGGACTCGGCATCGTGATGCTGCCGCTGCCCGGCCCCGGCTGGGTGGTGATCTTCGGCGGCATGGCGATCTGGGCGACCGAGTTCGTCTGGGCCCAGCTGGTGCTGCGCTGGACCAAGCGCAAGGTCACCGAGGCCGCCCAGCGCGCCCTTGATCCCAAGGTGCGCCGCCGCAACATCATCCTGACCTCGATCGGCCTCGTGATCGTGGCCGTCCTGGGTGGGATCTACCTCTGGAAGTTCGGGCTCGTGATGCCCTGGAAGATCAAGGACCAGTGA
- a CDS encoding aminotransferase class IV, with product MKIWLDGGLQDIESARVSVFDHGLTVGDGIFETVKATDGKTFALTRHLNRLTRSARGLGLPDPDHDEVRRACTAVLEANPMPLGRLRITYTGGHGPLGSDRGEHGPTLVVALGETTRRPDSTAVITVPWTRNERGALTGLKTTSYAENVVALARAHQHGGSEALFANTVGQLCEGTGSNVFVVLDGEIHTPPVASGCLAGITRELVVEWTGAKETDLPLDVLERADEIFLTSTLRDVQAVHRVDERELPGAPGPVTAKAMRIFDERSGHDQDP from the coding sequence GTGAAGATCTGGCTCGACGGCGGGCTGCAGGACATCGAGTCCGCCCGCGTCTCCGTCTTCGACCACGGACTGACCGTGGGCGACGGCATCTTCGAGACGGTGAAGGCGACGGACGGGAAGACGTTCGCGCTCACCCGGCATCTGAACCGGCTGACCCGCTCCGCACGCGGCCTCGGCCTGCCGGACCCCGACCACGACGAGGTCCGCCGCGCCTGTACGGCCGTACTCGAAGCGAATCCGATGCCGCTCGGCCGGCTGCGCATCACCTACACCGGCGGCCACGGCCCCCTCGGCTCCGACCGCGGCGAACACGGCCCGACCCTCGTCGTCGCCCTCGGCGAGACCACCCGCCGCCCCGACTCCACCGCCGTGATCACGGTCCCCTGGACCCGCAACGAACGCGGCGCGCTCACCGGCCTGAAGACGACCTCGTACGCCGAGAACGTCGTCGCCCTGGCCCGCGCCCACCAACACGGCGGCTCCGAGGCGCTGTTCGCCAACACGGTCGGCCAACTCTGCGAGGGCACCGGGTCGAACGTCTTCGTCGTCCTGGACGGCGAGATCCACACCCCGCCGGTCGCCTCCGGCTGTCTTGCGGGCATCACCCGCGAGTTGGTCGTGGAGTGGACGGGCGCCAAGGAGACCGATCTGCCGCTGGACGTTCTCGAGCGGGCCGACGAGATCTTCCTGACGTCGACCCTGCGGGACGTACAGGCCGTGCACCGCGTCGACGAGCGCGAACTGCCGGGCGCCCCAGGCCCGGTGACCGCCAAGGCGATGCGGATCTTCGACGAGCGGTCCGGCCACGACCAAGATCCGTAA
- a CDS encoding phosphotransferase family protein: protein MTAHPLVPDLTRTATVTAHARRSACPCGAPETLADRADGTVVRHADTVAKAHPPNTDLTELTLRLATAAAVPDVLLPPLTNTPAPLHGRLVTCWPYGTPVDPQDPDAAPWEAAATLLARLHSHPPLAGTPTMRGPAKAAQAVGRLKAAATTAAKPVLRAWHTLPAWARAETPMPDDGTRTLCHGDFHLGQLVRHPAPHGPWRLIDVDDLGTGVPAWDLARPAAWYACGLLAPEEWTRFLTAYRAAAGPAISAHGDPWPTLDIPARALTVQTAATAIAKAATAGRPLDEVEQSLIDACDRMASTPPELTYESAK from the coding sequence GTGACAGCCCACCCCCTCGTGCCGGACCTGACCCGTACCGCCACAGTCACCGCCCACGCACGCCGTTCCGCCTGCCCCTGCGGGGCCCCCGAAACCCTCGCCGACCGCGCCGACGGCACCGTCGTCCGGCACGCGGACACCGTCGCCAAGGCCCACCCCCCGAACACCGACCTCACCGAGCTCACCCTCCGGCTCGCCACCGCCGCAGCCGTCCCCGACGTACTGCTGCCCCCGCTCACCAACACCCCCGCCCCCCTCCACGGCCGCCTGGTGACCTGCTGGCCGTACGGCACCCCCGTAGACCCGCAAGACCCGGACGCCGCCCCCTGGGAAGCCGCCGCCACCCTCCTCGCCCGTCTGCACAGCCACCCACCCCTCGCGGGGACGCCAACCATGCGTGGCCCCGCCAAGGCCGCCCAAGCCGTAGGACGACTGAAGGCCGCCGCGACCACCGCCGCCAAGCCGGTCCTCCGCGCCTGGCACACCCTCCCCGCCTGGGCCCGAGCCGAGACCCCCATGCCGGACGACGGCACCCGCACCCTCTGCCACGGCGACTTCCACCTCGGCCAGCTCGTCCGCCACCCCGCCCCACACGGCCCCTGGCGGCTCATAGACGTCGACGACCTCGGCACCGGCGTCCCCGCCTGGGACCTCGCCCGCCCCGCCGCCTGGTACGCCTGCGGCCTGCTCGCCCCCGAGGAGTGGACCCGCTTCCTCACCGCCTACCGCGCCGCGGCCGGCCCCGCGATCAGCGCGCACGGCGACCCCTGGCCCACCCTCGACATCCCGGCCCGCGCCCTGACCGTACAGACCGCCGCCACTGCCATAGCCAAGGCGGCGACAGCCGGCCGCCCCCTCGACGAGGTCGAGCAGTCCTTGATCGACGCCTGTGACCGAATGGCGTCCACCCCGCCCGAGTTGACGTACGAATCAGCCAAGTAG
- a CDS encoding TFIIB-type zinc ribbon-containing protein — MQCPKCRAPMHTYNRNGVQIEQCSGCRGIFLDYGELEALTRLESQWSQPAAPPAPPAPQAYPAAPAPAAPAWGAPQHGGHGHYGHKRQKSFGHMLFSS, encoded by the coding sequence ATGCAGTGTCCGAAGTGTCGTGCCCCGATGCACACGTACAACCGCAACGGCGTCCAGATCGAGCAGTGCAGTGGCTGCCGCGGGATATTCCTGGACTACGGCGAGCTGGAGGCCCTGACCCGTCTGGAGTCCCAGTGGTCCCAGCCGGCGGCCCCACCGGCCCCGCCCGCCCCGCAGGCCTACCCGGCGGCCCCCGCCCCCGCGGCCCCGGCCTGGGGCGCCCCGCAGCACGGCGGCCACGGGCACTACGGCCACAAGCGTCAGAAGAGCTTCGGCCACATGCTCTTCTCCAGCTGA
- a CDS encoding CGNR zinc finger domain-containing protein, with translation MLITHDTRCALDAVVDLVNTAPEDDTTADALPDVAALADFVRKHEISDVGVLSELDLSAVRKVRGKFARVFAAPDARTASSLINELVAAAGTTPRLTDHDGYDWHVHYFAPGASVADHLAADCGMALAFFVVAGEQERLRRCEAPDCRRAFVDLSRNRSRRYCDSRTCGNRLHVAAYRARRKEAAG, from the coding sequence GTGCTGATCACCCACGACACCCGGTGCGCCCTCGACGCCGTCGTGGATCTGGTGAACACCGCACCGGAGGACGACACGACGGCGGACGCGCTGCCGGATGTCGCGGCACTCGCCGATTTTGTGCGCAAGCACGAGATCAGCGATGTCGGCGTGCTCTCGGAGCTGGATCTGTCCGCGGTGCGCAAGGTCCGGGGGAAGTTCGCCCGCGTCTTCGCGGCACCGGACGCCCGGACCGCCTCCAGCCTGATCAACGAGTTGGTCGCCGCCGCCGGCACCACTCCGCGGCTCACCGATCACGACGGCTACGACTGGCATGTGCACTACTTCGCGCCCGGTGCCTCCGTCGCCGATCATCTGGCCGCCGACTGCGGCATGGCGCTGGCGTTCTTCGTGGTCGCCGGGGAGCAGGAGCGGCTACGGCGCTGCGAGGCCCCCGACTGCCGTCGCGCCTTCGTCGACCTCTCCCGCAATCGCTCCCGGCGCTACTGCGACAGCCGGACCTGCGGCAACAGGCTGCATGTGGCCGCGTACCGGGCGCGGCGCAAGGAAGCCGCGGGCTGA
- a CDS encoding carbohydrate ABC transporter permease gives MTLVKEAPVRPAKKRSTAPAAGRRGRRRENLAGYLFMSPWLAGFLLLTAGPMIASLYYAFTSYNLFTPPKWVGLDNFTTMFQDPRWQKSVEVTLKYVVVATPLKLLLALGVALLLAQSRRGQGLYRAAFYMPSLIGASVSVGFVWRALFSDDAIVDRGQKIFGLDVGGWIGNPDYVLYALVALSIWQFGAPMVIFLAGLKQVPRELYEAAEVDGAGPFRRFWNITLPMISPVLFFNVLLESIHAFQVFGSAYVVSDTRCGPADATLVYTCYLYQKGFKEAQMGFASAMAWTLVVAVALVTAVLFWSQKKWVHYEEAAK, from the coding sequence ATGACGCTCGTCAAGGAAGCGCCCGTGCGCCCGGCGAAGAAGCGGTCCACCGCTCCTGCCGCCGGGCGGCGCGGGCGGCGCCGCGAGAACCTCGCCGGCTATCTCTTCATGTCGCCGTGGCTCGCGGGGTTCCTGCTGCTCACGGCGGGGCCGATGATCGCGTCGCTGTATTACGCGTTCACCAGCTACAACCTGTTCACGCCGCCGAAGTGGGTGGGCCTGGACAACTTCACGACGATGTTCCAGGACCCACGCTGGCAGAAGTCGGTCGAGGTCACGCTGAAGTACGTCGTCGTGGCCACACCGCTGAAGCTGCTGCTCGCGCTCGGCGTCGCGCTGCTGCTCGCGCAGAGCCGGCGCGGACAGGGCCTGTACCGGGCCGCGTTCTACATGCCCTCGCTCATCGGCGCCAGCGTCTCCGTGGGCTTCGTATGGCGGGCGCTGTTCTCCGACGACGCGATCGTGGACCGTGGGCAGAAGATCTTCGGTCTCGATGTGGGCGGCTGGATCGGCAACCCGGACTATGTCCTCTACGCCCTGGTGGCCCTGAGCATCTGGCAGTTCGGCGCGCCGATGGTCATCTTCCTGGCCGGTCTCAAGCAGGTCCCGCGGGAGCTGTACGAGGCCGCCGAGGTGGACGGGGCCGGTCCCTTCCGCAGGTTCTGGAACATCACGCTGCCGATGATCTCGCCGGTGCTGTTCTTCAACGTGCTGCTGGAGTCCATCCACGCGTTCCAGGTGTTCGGCTCCGCCTACGTCGTCTCCGACACCCGGTGCGGGCCCGCCGACGCCACGCTCGTCTACACCTGCTACCTCTACCAGAAGGGCTTCAAGGAGGCCCAGATGGGCTTCGCCTCCGCGATGGCCTGGACGCTGGTGGTCGCGGTGGCGCTGGTCACGGCGGTCCTGTTCTGGTCGCAGAAGAAGTGGGTGCACTACGAGGAGGCCGCCAAGTGA
- a CDS encoding carbohydrate ABC transporter permease, which yields MTTATSPAVRSANERKRTGSIAWHVGALLVLAVVLYPVIWVVGASFKPSKDIIASLDLLPAEPVWANFSGLADGISGISIGSFFWNSLMYAGLAVVGVVVSSSLTAYAFAKIGFAGRNLLFTLMIGTLLLPYHVLLIPQYVMFRKLELVDTLVPLVAGKFLAVEAFFVFLMVQFMRGLPRELDEAAKLDGCGHLRTYWSIVLPLCRPAIITSAIFTFINAWNDFMGPLIYLNTPEKYTVSLGLMMFRDQEGVSNYGSMIAMSLVALVPVIAFFMAFQRYLIDGMATSGLKG from the coding sequence GTGACCACCGCCACCAGCCCTGCCGTGCGCAGCGCGAACGAGCGCAAGCGCACCGGATCGATCGCCTGGCACGTGGGCGCGCTGCTCGTCCTCGCGGTCGTGCTGTATCCCGTGATCTGGGTCGTGGGCGCCTCGTTCAAGCCGAGCAAGGACATCATCGCCAGCCTCGACCTCTTGCCCGCCGAGCCGGTCTGGGCGAACTTCTCCGGGCTCGCCGACGGTATCTCCGGCATCTCCATCGGCAGCTTCTTCTGGAACTCGCTGATGTACGCGGGTCTTGCCGTGGTCGGTGTCGTGGTGTCCAGCTCGCTGACTGCGTACGCCTTCGCCAAGATCGGGTTCGCGGGCCGGAACCTGCTGTTCACGCTGATGATCGGCACCCTGCTGCTGCCGTATCACGTGCTGCTCATTCCGCAATACGTGATGTTCCGCAAGCTGGAGCTCGTCGACACTCTGGTGCCGCTCGTCGCGGGCAAGTTCCTGGCCGTGGAGGCGTTCTTCGTCTTCCTGATGGTGCAGTTCATGCGCGGGCTGCCGCGCGAGCTGGACGAGGCGGCCAAGCTCGACGGCTGCGGGCACTTGAGGACCTACTGGTCCATCGTGCTGCCGCTGTGCCGCCCGGCGATCATCACCAGCGCCATCTTCACCTTCATCAACGCCTGGAACGACTTCATGGGGCCGTTGATCTACCTCAACACCCCTGAGAAGTACACGGTCTCGCTCGGCCTGATGATGTTCCGCGATCAGGAGGGCGTCTCCAACTACGGCAGCATGATCGCGATGTCGCTGGTGGCGCTGGTGCCGGTCATCGCCTTCTTCATGGCCTTCCAGCGCTATCTGATCGACGGTATGGCGACCTCCGGGCTGAAGGGCTGA